The genomic stretch GGCCGGGACGTGGCCGTGGACGCCAGACTGCGTGAAACCCACGGCGGAGCGTGGGAGGGGCTGACGTTTGATGAAATCATCAGCGGCTACCCCGATGAGATCCAGCGGTGGCAGCGTGACGAGCCCGGGGTGCGCGCCGGCGGGGGAGAGACCCGGGTGGAGGTGGCTTCCCGCATGGTGGAGGCCATACTTGACGGCGTGGAGCAGCTGCCCGACGGCGGCACCCTGGTGGTGGCCACCCACGGCGGCGCGACGCGCGTTGCCCTGGCCAAGCTGCTGGGCCTGCCTGAAGATTTGTGGCGCACCCTCTCCGGGCTCTCCAACTGCCACTGGTCTGTGGTTGAGGCCATGGGGCCTGCATCCGACGGTGCTGCCGTTGGCGGCTGGCGGCTGCTTGAACACAACGTGGGCACCCTCCCGCAGCCTTACGAAGCACCCGAGGACCTCGCCGAACCGGTGGAAGACTAGGCTTCACTTAGTGCCGCAGGGGGACGCGATGTGGCAGATATTGTGTCGGACCAGCAGCCCGGATTCCGCCGATTTGGCACTACGCCAAAACGTGCTCTACTATGGACAGGTTGCTTCAGCCAAGACCGACAGGTCAAGGGAAGAGGCAAGTGTTTGGGGCTGTGGCGCAGCTGGTAGCGCACCTGCATGGCATGCAGGGGGTCAGGGGTTCGAGTCCCCTCAGCTCCACCAAACACGGTCAATTTGGAAATATTCTGGCTGCGTTATATAACTAAATATAGTTCTTTGGGGCTGTGGCGCAGCTGGTAGCGCACCTGCATGGCATGCAGGGGGTCAGGGGTTCGAGTCCCCTCAGCTCCACCAAGGAAAAAGTCCGGTCACACCCAGTGTGGCCGGACTTTTTTGTGCCTGCCTGGGGCGCGGAACCAGTGGGCGGCCAGCGCGGGCCGGCAGCGGCGTGCCGGTGTGCGGCGCCATGACTTTTGACACAAAATTCAGGCGGGGCCGCGCGCCCAGCTGTCAAGGAATCCTTGACAGCTGGGTGAGCAGACGTAGCTGAAGGTAACAGCCTTGGCCGGAGTGCACGGCAACTGTGCGGGTTTTCCGGCCCTCATGACTCTTCAGTGGGCATGGCGGCGCAGCTTTCGCGGCCCACCGTGTTTTCGGCACAGGGCCGCGCGTCGAGACAGGGGCAAAACCGCATGCCGCGGGGCCCGTATTGCCGAAAATGGGTTAAACCCGCGAGATAGGTGCACTACCTACACCTACCTCGCGGGCTTTGCCCCGGGTCGGTGATGGCGGCGGGAAAGCGCAGCGGGGTTGGCCCCGGCTCGGCGTCCGGACCGGTGGAAGAGTCACAATAGCCGGTCTTCCCGACAGCTGCCCCACGATTCGCACTCCCGGCATGTTGGAGTCCCGAGTACACCGCCGCCCCACCCCGGAAAGTCTGGGACAATATTCCCGTGCCCATCCCAGAACCCGCCCCCGCCGCCCGCAGCTACGAAGCCGTCCTGACCAGCATTGAGGCGGAACTGCGCGACGGCAGGATCAAGGTCGGCGACCAGCTCCCCGGGGAACGCGCCCTGGCCGCGCAGCACGGGATTTCCCGCGCCTCCGTCCGCGACGCCATCCGCGTCCTGGACGCCATGGGCGTGGTGCGCACCGGCACCGGCTCCGGCCCGCAGTCCGGCGCCGTGGTCATCGCCAACCCGGCCGCAGGCCTGGCCGCGACGCTGCGCCTGCACATGGCCACCAGCCATTTCCCCGTGGCGGACATTGTCCAGACCCGCATCATGATGGAGACCTGGGCCGCCCAGGAGGCCGCACGCCAGCCGCGGCAGGCACGCCAGGAGGAACAGCTGCACCTGCTCGTGGACCAGATGGCGCGCCCGGACCTTGGGCGGGAGGAATTCCACGTCCTGGACGCGGCCTTCCATGTCCTGCTGAGCTCGCTGGCCGGCAACGCCGTCATCACGGCGATGATGGAATCGCTGCGCTCGGCCATCCAGGGCTATGTCAGCGACGCCATCGATTCCGACCAAATGTGGCAGGGCATCGTCCCGGAACTGCGCCGCCAGCACGGGGACATCCTTACCGCCGTCCTGGCAAACGACGGCGCCGCGGCCTCACGCGAACTGCGCCACCACATCGAGTGGTTCCACTCGCAGACGAACCCCATCCAGCAGGGAGAGAACACATGATCGGCCCCGAATCCCGCTGCCCCTGCAGCAGCGGTGAACAGTTCGGCAACTGCTGCGCACGGTACCTGTCCACGGAAGCGCCGGCACCCACGGCCGAGGCACTGATGCGCTCGCGCTTCAGCGCCTTCGCCACGGCCAATGCGGACTACCTGCTGCGCACCTGGCACCCTGAAACGCGCCCGGCCATCCTGGAACTTGACCCGGACCAGCAGTGGTACCTTCTTGAAATCCTTGCCGTGCACGACGGCGGCGCCTTCGCCACTGCAGGCACCGTCACCTTTCGCGCCCACTACCGGAGCGCCACGGACCGCCGCCAGCGGGACTCCTTCACCGAAACCAGCAGTTTCGTCCGGGAAGCCGGCCGGTGGTTCTACGTGGACGCCCTGGAACTGTCCTAG from Arthrobacter stackebrandtii encodes the following:
- a CDS encoding histidine phosphatase family protein — its product is MASTSPERSVLQPAGPRRRVIFWRHGRTSWNAARRFQGQSDIPLDQVGASQALRSAALLAGKLAMHDGGAANVRIVSSDLLRAHATARALADLTGRDVAVDARLRETHGGAWEGLTFDEIISGYPDEIQRWQRDEPGVRAGGGETRVEVASRMVEAILDGVEQLPDGGTLVVATHGGATRVALAKLLGLPEDLWRTLSGLSNCHWSVVEAMGPASDGAAVGGWRLLEHNVGTLPQPYEAPEDLAEPVED
- a CDS encoding FadR/GntR family transcriptional regulator; translation: MPIPEPAPAARSYEAVLTSIEAELRDGRIKVGDQLPGERALAAQHGISRASVRDAIRVLDAMGVVRTGTGSGPQSGAVVIANPAAGLAATLRLHMATSHFPVADIVQTRIMMETWAAQEAARQPRQARQEEQLHLLVDQMARPDLGREEFHVLDAAFHVLLSSLAGNAVITAMMESLRSAIQGYVSDAIDSDQMWQGIVPELRRQHGDILTAVLANDGAAASRELRHHIEWFHSQTNPIQQGENT
- a CDS encoding YchJ family protein produces the protein MIGPESRCPCSSGEQFGNCCARYLSTEAPAPTAEALMRSRFSAFATANADYLLRTWHPETRPAILELDPDQQWYLLEILAVHDGGAFATAGTVTFRAHYRSATDRRQRDSFTETSSFVREAGRWFYVDALELS